From Streptomyces asiaticus, one genomic window encodes:
- a CDS encoding inositol-3-phosphate synthase, translating into MTTRPDDITPLRDAPRTGVWLIGARGSVATTAVAGCAAVAGGLQPPTGMVTETAAFADSGLPALADLVFGGHDTAATPLPKRAEALAADGVLPHGLPAAVRGELAAADAAVRPGGPQPGDGRGEEELIAAFAADLAEFIRTHGLARAVVVNVASTEAAPEDAGTLPPSSLYAAAALRAGCPYVNFTPSTGLHHPRLRERAERSGLPYAGRDGKTGQTLLRSVLAPMFAQRALAVRSWSGTNLLGGGDGAALADPGAAAAKNAGKARVLSDTLGELPDGELHIDNVPALGDWKTAWDHVSFEGFLGSRMILQTIWQGCDSALAAPLVLDLARLTARAHEAGLTGPLPELGFYFKDPDGGPAALADQYAALIGFAGRLRGRS; encoded by the coding sequence GTGACCACCCGTCCCGACGACATCACCCCACTCCGCGACGCACCCCGTACGGGGGTCTGGCTCATCGGCGCTCGCGGTTCCGTCGCCACCACCGCCGTGGCGGGCTGCGCCGCCGTCGCCGGGGGGCTTCAGCCGCCGACCGGAATGGTCACCGAGACCGCGGCGTTCGCGGACAGCGGCCTGCCCGCGCTCGCCGACCTCGTCTTCGGCGGGCATGACACCGCCGCCACCCCGCTGCCCAAGCGGGCCGAGGCGCTGGCCGCCGACGGGGTGCTGCCGCACGGGCTGCCCGCTGCCGTACGCGGCGAACTCGCCGCCGCCGACGCGGCCGTCCGCCCGGGCGGGCCACAGCCCGGCGACGGCCGTGGCGAGGAGGAGCTGATCGCGGCGTTCGCGGCCGACCTCGCGGAGTTCATCCGCACACACGGCCTCGCCCGCGCCGTCGTCGTCAACGTCGCCTCCACCGAGGCGGCCCCGGAGGACGCCGGGACGCTGCCGCCCAGCTCCCTCTACGCGGCCGCCGCGCTGCGCGCCGGATGCCCGTACGTCAACTTCACGCCCTCCACCGGGCTCCACCACCCCCGCCTGCGCGAGCGGGCCGAGCGCTCCGGGCTGCCGTACGCGGGGCGCGACGGCAAGACCGGGCAGACGCTGCTGCGGTCGGTCCTCGCGCCGATGTTCGCCCAGCGGGCGCTGGCCGTACGGAGCTGGTCCGGTACGAACCTCCTCGGCGGCGGCGACGGCGCCGCGCTCGCCGACCCGGGCGCCGCGGCGGCCAAGAACGCGGGCAAGGCGCGGGTCCTCTCCGACACTCTCGGCGAACTCCCCGACGGTGAGCTGCACATCGACAACGTGCCCGCGCTCGGCGACTGGAAGACCGCCTGGGACCACGTCTCCTTCGAGGGCTTCCTCGGCTCGCGGATGATCCTCCAGACCATCTGGCAGGGCTGCGACTCGGCCCTCGCCGCGCCGCTCGTCCTCGATCTGGCCCGGCTGACCGCCCGCGCCCATGAGGCCGGCCTCACCGGACCGCTCCCCGAACTCGGCTTCTACTTCAAGGACCCGGACGGCGGCCCGGCC